The genomic stretch TAAAGGTTGCCAGTCAAATAGCTTTTGCTTAGcaccatttttcttttgcaggGGCAATGTAAAGTGAGTTAGCAAAAATAATGATCTTTCTGAGTTGCCTGGTGCTCAGATAAGCCACAAACAAGGCAAACGGAGAGGCCagtccggttcatttttgtgGAGGCCTGAGCTAGCTTTTTGCACTCGTACCGGCAGGTGACATGGTTTTCTAGCATTTTGTGCACTTCTGGAGTATTTACTTCGTTACTTCTTAATCTCAACCTTCTCTTGTTCATATAGTACAGTCTATTCCAAGTTCCCAACCTGAATAAGTTTTATCATTGGTTGTTGTTGAAAGTATCATGCTAGAGGTTCCTATAAATGTACCCAGAAAATTTTTACCTCAATTCTAAAGCACCAATTACTGAAGAATTTCCTGTAGGTGTGCCAACTGTCAACAAAATTCTTCCTCATGGATGTCCTTGCTTCAATCTCATTGAGGTACATGTGGTGGTAGACCATTGTTGAAGCTGAACTACATTACTTTATGTTTCTTGTCTCTATTAATGGCAATCATGagcttcttatttattttctgtATATCTTTATAGGTAataattgatgaagatgaatttaGAGCCGGAAGTAAGAAACTTGCTGCACACCTTGCTGATCTGGAAGTTGAGGTACATATTCTGAACCTACTGAGTAACATGGCAgttgcaaaataaaaattattacttAGCTCTTTCCTGCATGCCTTTTTCCAGCCTTGTACACTTTCCCGACCTTTTACATGATCTAGGTCATAATGtttgagccttttttttttttttttttaatgtctgGGTTTTCATGATCACATGCAGTGAAAATTCATTTCTCTGTGTCGATGCCATTTTACTGTCTGTCATGGGCATAGCATCAATACCGGAGTGATTTATTATGTTAGGTTTCTAAATCAACTAACCAAAATATAAACCACTGCATGGATCACATTTCATGGATCTAGAACTAAATAATCCAACAGAAACAAGCTGGAAATTCAATAGTTGATGATGGAATAGGCGAGGAATAGAAAGATGATGAGGCTTGAAGTAGTTGAGAAGTCCCTTTGTGTAGTTTAGATGTTTTACCTTCGAGTTTCCGTAAACAAATGGAGCATCATTATCAGTCTCTCATTCGTTTAAGGTCCCTCTTTTCTCTAGCTTacaatatattttttacatataatgatcataataaaatatattgttTGGGTACATGGTATAAAATGCATTATTGATTTTAGAATACTCGCATTTCGTGGAACACctaattgaaaatttattattCTTCAGCTTTTAAACTGAACCTACCTCTGCTGCTCTAGCCAGACTAAACCAGTAAAGGGCACTGTTTTGCCTCATGCTAGCTTAGTTGACACTTCA from Macadamia integrifolia cultivar HAES 741 chromosome 11, SCU_Mint_v3, whole genome shotgun sequence encodes the following:
- the LOC122093680 gene encoding DNA polymerase epsilon catalytic subunit B-like, giving the protein MYPENFYLNSKAPITEEFPVGVPTVNKILPHGCPCFNLIEVIIDEDEFRAGSKKLAAHLADLEVEVHILNLLSNMAVAK